The Brassica napus cultivar Da-Ae chromosome C7, Da-Ae, whole genome shotgun sequence genomic interval GTTTTAACCACAAAACAGAAGCATGATAACTACAAAACAGAAGCATGGTAACTAATACATAATTATTCTTGAGTggcatcttcatcttcatctagCAATTCTGGAAATTTGCTAACAACCTTATGTGCCAAGTTTTGCAGATACTTTATAACTTTACCTTGGTCCACTTTGTCATTCCTCCAAAGTCACAATCTTCTCATTTGCCATAGCAATCTTCTCATATGCCAAAGCAATCTTCTCGCTTGCAATACGTAATTGCTCATCTTGGTCTAAATTAGGCATGAATCTAGCTGAAGAAGGTGGTTGTCCTGGCTCTGGTAGTGTTCCAAACCCAAAACGGTGATCCTTAATTATAGGAGTTTCCTGTAAAAAGATACATATAATGaaagaacagaaaaaaaataactatagaAACATCAATTGACTCACCCTTAAAACAAGAGTGTTGATCTCTGCTTGGGTAAGATGGTTTGTCTCAGTTGATCTATCTTGAGTTAGCTGATCATTTATCTTCTCTTTGACAGTCTCCACAATCTGCTTCACCTTCTTGTCACGAAATGCATCGTTTACCATTTCTATTGTATCCCTAGATTCTACCACCATTCTAGATTCTTCTATACTAACCGGCACATATTCACTAGTACTAGGTATATTTCCTATATCAACTTCTCCATGTAAATACCAGATTTTATAATTAGGAGTAAATCCACACTGTTACAAATGATTCCATACTCTTTCTATGGGAATAAATTTACTATTATCACAACGAATACAAGGACAAAACATCTTACCTCTTCTCAAAGTAATATCTTGGTTTCCGAATCACATAAATTCTTTAAGCCCTTCCGCAAACTCCTTTGAAATCTGTCCATTGGAATCCCATTGATTGTtcatccaagaacgaaaattagaaatatttgatgACATTTTCAGTGTGTTCCTTTCGTAGTTTATGTGAATCGCCTACTATGAGGTACATTATTTATATAGAGATCGTGTGTTGAACGGCTAGTTTGTAAACGTAcgcaaaaatcaaaattttgacatTTTCTGACCACTATCTAAACGGCCACAAACagctaattttgaaaacaagTGCGACGACTTTTTGATCAAATGCTGACCACGTTTTTGACCATATTTTAATTGTCAATATTTGGTCATAACGTTTTGACCATTTTCTAATCATCTCTTTTCGTCGTTAATTACTGCCACTTTATGTCCACATCTTTTACTCTTCATTAAATTGTCGGTTTGTGGTCACAAATCGTTTTGATCAATTAAAGTGGTAATAATTTTGgtcaaaaaatataatgtttcgTTGTAGTGACAGTACGTAGTAGTTTTCTGAATTTTACGTTTATTCAAACTAATAAAATTTCCGAACGGACTTGATGAGTAGCTAGACATCATCCATTCCTTCCGGAAATCATAACTAATACAAATAACTTTGACTATTATTGTAAGTGCAAAATCTTATTAAGACAAATATGTTATATATCAGTGATGATATTATTCACCGATCGAAAGTATTGAATATTCAATTTTCCTATATAGAATGGGCCATAAAAAGAATAACATATGATGCCATGGTACATATCtatatctatatctatatatatctctctctctctatatatatatatgttaaggtACATAGTTAGGTTGCAACAAATTTAAATTGTATGTATGCAACAAAAGATAATACTATAGAACAATAATGCTTTGCACATTAATGGCGCAGGATTTAGTTGTGGATCTAGATTAGATAGATCGATCCATAAACCAATAGTTGTGTTAGACTTTTTTTTCACAACTCTAGAGTCTAGACGCTTTACATAGCAAGATATACTTCGTaagggttattggttgttgtattttaatggatttgaaaatccgaactaaatctactgttattggttctatgattttcaaatctgtattaaagtcatgtgttattggtttaatgattcataaattctgtatcaaatcaagtgttattcaatcgtacggatttactaatatatttgattttataatggatttgaatggatttgtttggattttttagttaaaaatacaaagactcaaatccgagggaaaacctccagatttgcatattttacctggatttataaatactatatggatttctaaatcaagtttttgttctcaaactagcactcaaggtcaaaagtcacaaaaatagcacttaatgttttatcaaaagtcacaaatttagggtttagagttaaagggtagagtttaggatttagggtttagggtttagagtttagggtttagggtttagagtttagggtttagggtttagggtttagagtttagggtttacagtttagggtttagggtttagggtttagggtttagagtttagggtttagggtttagagttgagaaatgaggttttggggataagatttcaaattttgaaaaataaaaaaattaaaattttcaaaggataaacttagaaaagtgctattttggtcattttaatttttgagtgctatttttgtgatataaacttagaaatgtgctattttggagattttccctttctaaatcaatcaaaatatataaaccaataacacattcTTTCCGATAAATACTCGAGATTATTTAGCCTCAGTTCATGTCTATGACCCATATATAAGAAGCGTGATTTAGCTAAATATCATGTTTGTCTCTAcgatataatctttttttttttttttttttttttgtcatcactCTACGATATAATCAATTCAAACAAAATCTCATCCACGGACTATAAACTAACTAATGCTGCCAACACGAAGAAGCTTGTTCACTAAACGTCCAACTGTTTAGTCTCTTCGCATTGTATTATTCATCTACCATGGTGCTCTCATCTCAACGAGTACACTCCATCAGAAAAGTCAAGAAAAAGATGGGAAGTGAAGTACATACAAGATACAATGCACCAAAATCTTGAAGAAGAAGTGAATAGTTCGAGGTTCCATGTACCACAATATTTAAATCCAAGATTTATTTGGGTCCATTTTATGGTGTTTTTGGCCCACTGTCCTTGTTCCATCGTATGGATGTATATATGTAATGCATGATAATGAAATATGACTCGGGGGGACATCTAAAGGACTGATCGTCCCATCGAGATGAGAATGGGAACTAATAAGTATTGGTGGGTCATGCGGTCCACTTGACACCATCACACCCCGACACACAGCCTTTGTATATTTGctattatgtttatatttatttatgtatatacgATGCACATGATCACTGTGCAATACACATTTGTTTATACACAAATCGTATTTATACGAATAATGAACACTTGTCTGCAATGTACAGCTGTCGCTCAGATAAGTATTTCTCCAAGGAAACAAAGTGCTCTCGGAGCGGAGATAaatattattctttttctttttatttaagaaactaTAGTGTCACGAGAACATCAGCAACGCAGAATATTAAAGGGTTTTTTAACCCTTGAATCccacataaaacataaaaaccgGTCTAAAAGGCTTCAGTAAGGATCGTTGTTGATTCTTTGCACTGTTTGCAAGCTCCACCGACACGTGGTGGTCCGCGATTGGTgcgctttttaatttttttttttaatttgacaaaaaaaattaaaaaaaaaaatttaagaaatcaCAATGTGAATTTTAGGGATAATGCTGCTCTAATATTGCAGACTTAAAGATTTGTAGTAAATGGTAGGGGACTAGTTTATCAGTTCCATTATCAACAAACGAAACCTAACGATAACGTTATCCCTCCACTAAATATACTCGGAGGGAAATATAATGCTATTATTTGAATGTTTTACTACTCGCTTCGTttttaaggaattttttttttttcaattagaTGATGTACTGTTCAGTGAATCGCTCTAAAAAAAGTATTGTTCAATGAAAACCGACGTGAGAAAACTCTACAATTAAGAATGTATGTATAAgacattaatgaaaaaataaacaattaaatacaacacttttttttactattaaacAGAATATTTTGAAGTAAACATTACATAGGAATTCGAtcaatattgaaaatattacaAGTTCCAAGAGATCAAtattacaataaaattatggactcttttttcttttaaggtagaggaatattttttaaaaatcacggCATAGTACAGTCTCTTAATTAACACTCATgaaaaaaatcgtaaaaattGATCATGTCAGTAGATCGTTCACCGCGGTACTCCGCCACTGTATACTTCTTTCCGTCGGAAGTTTCTCCGACCATTCACATTGATCATGTCAGTAGATCGTTCACCCATCCAAGATCAAGATCGCCATTAGAACCAATCTCAAAGCTACTCTTATCCCTAGCTTCCGCCGCTGCAGTTGCAGTCGCCGTGAAATCGCTTACACGACCACCACGTGGTGTAAACTCTTCACTGAAAAAGCTCGGCGGCGGAGgctgaagctgaagctgaagctGGCCATTGAGGTAACTTGGAGTAGAAGAAGGTGAAAGAGCAAATTGAAGATCTCTATCTCCGACGTCAAGCCACGGTGGAAGACGGTGATGATAATGGTTGCTCAGACTTGATGAGGCAAGCATCGACGCCGTTGAAACAGGCATGGTAACCATAGACGACGGAGAAGCCGCGGTGAGTGCTTGCGTGAGACCAAAGGAATCTAAAGAATTAATCAGTTCGTTTAGAACTTCCTTGTACTTCACGGCTGATCGGTGGCTACTCAGCCGTGAAACTGCAGCGACTTTATTAGCCGGAGATAGAGGTGGAGACGACGACGGTGAATGTGCTAAACCCAAGAGAGGGCTCGTCGGAGAGTGGGAACAAAACACACAACACCCATTACTCTTGTTACTTAACACCGACGCGGGTGATGACAACGCCGATCCGCCACCGCCGGAGACGAAACTTTCTGGCGGTGGAAGAACTCTAAGCTGCGGCGGAGAGTGAGCAAAGAAACATATTTTTCTCGTACACTGCTTACCGTCTTTACAAGCTTCCGTACGGTAACGACTAGGATGGAGCCAACACTCGAAAACGCCGTGCGCGAAGCCGCACTCGTCACCACGG includes:
- the LOC106399945 gene encoding uncharacterized protein LOC106399945, with translation MVVESRDTIEMVNDAFRDKKVKQIVETVKEKINDQLTQDRSTETNHLTQAEINTLVLRETPIIKDHRFGFGTLPEPGQPPSSARFMPNLDQDEQLRIASEKIALAYEKIAMANEKIVTLEE
- the LOC106427529 gene encoding zinc finger CCCH domain-containing protein 61 → MDVEHHNSGHIGRPTVVIPSRKLLSSAKSPSSASSPRRDGNDQKDYHYDSDSDDPYAGDHFRMYEFKIRRCTRSRSHDWTDCPFSHPGEKARRRDPRRYHYTGDVCPEFRHGGDCSRGDECGFAHGVFECWLHPSRYRTEACKDGKQCTRKICFFAHSPPQLRVLPPPESFVSGGGGSALSSPASVLSNKSNGCCVFCSHSPTSPLLGLAHSPSSSPPLSPANKVAAVSRLSSHRSAVKYKEVLNELINSLDSFGLTQALTAASPSSMVTMPVSTASMLASSSLSNHYHHRLPPWLDVGDRDLQFALSPSSTPSYLNGQLQLQLQPPPPSFFSEEFTPRGGRVSDFTATATAAAEARDKSSFEIGSNGDLDLGWVNDLLT